Proteins from a genomic interval of Trichoderma breve strain T069 chromosome 2, whole genome shotgun sequence:
- a CDS encoding putative adipose-regulatory protein (Seipin) domain-containing protein, translating to MPAAIADAPAVAMSFANNFWGKDDAGVGPLLERMVNSKQTCDELKSFYGARAAIEDEYARKLLNLSKKSLGTHETGTLKASLDTVRSELEATAKQHQSIAAQMKTELEEPLAAFAGGNKERRKIIQGTVEKLLKVKVQQTNQVNKTRDKYEQECLKIKGYLAQGHMVMGQEERRNKAKLEKTQISLATSNTEYENAVKILEETTVRWNREWKAAADKFQDLEEERLDFTKNSLWTFANIASTVCVSDDASCEKIRLSLESMDVETDIITFITERGTGQEIPEAPKYINFVRGDVHDTQSEASEDEHNYTVAQFPRSINPAFRSSSPQPSTPPPKPTGREGASTPQKSPQKLLPAGRPSMDEQYRKQQPPSMDDRYRKQPPGVEDQYRRQLPPAEEPQQQSYGRQPHAADDQYRRQPPAAEDQYRRQPPTADEQFRRSQTGSSQPPSPYDTRHQSPKPTTPHDPYPKDGMTMLCRPGAPSASSPQIQSARTSGRDSRSEYSDPTSISSQDPQSGKTSPVKQDPPASASPDNRMLKKKSGFFQNHSPFRRKSTKDLQAAANGNATPSNRNTWHPSQSQTSTSPVRRPQPYSGNSEPQTRNLLKERTASPEPIDANASLALGVGENVLPVTTADTNRQRPQQPVQKAEPQDPIAAALAELKNVNVGKQASVRMSADQYHGISTPVPSTEAAMTRSFPAPGSQPPPSYQSQGQVTRLGVPPPAVTSRAMKEATQKIANQARSVYGDDGRRGSVSSAHSPISRPGTRGNDGSVSPATNRGASPQPQRRMSNDPRQTGRHSVSPNPYHDHRRNGSATSLSQHNQGYYRGASPHGSTRGSTRGASPNPYRGDYNHSQSRPPSSYGGGSEMAVQLAGGGGDDRYGSTRSRSSVRPGSRAMGLYEGGHQRSKSVADPSRQYSRDGRPILHMARAMYMYQAAIPEELGFAKGDYLAVYRHQDDGWWEAEVHNGSGQVGLETFQETARVVTSKPVQRAVVNVVLLVSGAVTLLCLAAVASVLFFQNFVPDQFVTTPIHLQYGLSSNPYGVAALTVPMLKSQQDYDISVTLSMPRSLPNVERGNFMISLYLLDSRYSDTLDVSARKFANDRLDFEQSNVLFRSRRPALIPYVDPVVSLGSRILFLLYHLIVPSSQTCVLNVPVAERVTFPTDSAIPSTAYVEVEAGQGIQIYSASLTMTAQLSGLRWLMFHYRLLTFITFTMLFWVCELGFMVVAWAILSSLLGTSSSSTELKSHRNQRRSTTGGMTDSDGYDENDDGDDASDYPQQFPTYGKQPPLKHEPDIKDEEEHKQPLHEIPIAGEEADDEEEEGEPRDSGIGTSYSGEGSSSVRKRSIRSSPER from the exons ATGCCTGCCGCAATTGCTGATGCCCCAGCCGTCGCCATGTCAT TTGCCAACAACTTCTGGGGCAAGGACGATGCTGGCGTCGGTCCCCTTCTCGAGCGAATGGTGAACTCGAAACAAACCTGCGATGAGCTCAAATCCTTCTATGGCG CACGAGCTGCGATCGAAGATGAGTACGCCCGAAAGCTGCTTAACCTTAGCAAGAAATCCCTAGGCACCCACGAAACCGGAACATTGAAGGCTTCGCTGGACACAGTCCGCAGCGAGCTCGAGGCCACGGCCAAGCAACATCAAAGCATTGCCGCGCAAATGAAGACGGAGCTCGAAGAGCCACTCGCAGCGTTTGCAGGGGGAAATAAGGAGCGACGAAAGATTATTCAGGGCACGGTCGAGAAGCTGCTTAAAGTGAAGGTCCAGCAGACAAACCAGGTGAACAAG ACTCGAGACAAATACGAACAAGAATGCTTGAAAATTAAAGGTTATCTCGCACAAGGCCACATGGTCATGGGCCAAGAAGAACGTCGAAACAAGGCCAAGTTGGAGAAAACGCAAATCAGCCTCGCAACTTCAAACACGGAATACGAGAACGCCGTCAAGATATTGGAAGAGACAACAGTCCGGTGGAATCGAGAATGGAAGGCTGCCGCCGATAAATTCCAGGACCTTGAGGAAGAGCGGCTCGACTTTACCAAGAACAGCCTCTGGACATTTGCCAACATCGCCTCAACGGTCTGTGTCAGCGATGACGCATCTTGCGAAAAGATTCGACTCTCTCTTGAGAGCATGGATGTGGAGACTGACATTATCACTTTCATAACTGAGCGTGGTACAGGCCAAGAAATCCCCGAGGCTCCCAAGTATATCAACTTTGTCCGCGGCGATGTTCACGATACCCAGTCTGAGGCTTCCGAAGATGAACACAACTATACCGTGGCGCAGTTTCCTCGGAGTATCAATCCGGCCTTCCGCTCCTCTTCGCCCCAGCCTTCTAC GCCCCCGCCCAAGCCAACTGGTCGCGAGGGTGCGTCGACTCCTCAAAAGAGCCCCCAGAAGTTGCTTCCGGCTGGACGCCCATCCATGGACGAGCAGTATCGTAAGCAGCAACCTCCAAGCATGGACGATCGATATCGAAAACAGCCACCAGGGGTTGAGGATCAGTATCGCCGGCAGCTGCCCCCTGCAGAagagccacagcagcagtctTATGGAAGACAGCCACATGCAGCTGATGACCAATATCGCAGGCAACCACCTGCGGCTGAGGATCAATACCGTAGACAGCCACCGACCGCAGACGAGCAGTTCCGCAGGTCCCAAACCGGCTCGTCGCAGCCGCCATCGCCATACGACACTCGGCACCAGAGTCCAAAACCAACAACCCCCCACGACCCCTATCCCAAGGATGGAATGACGATGCTCTGCCGCCCCGGTGCCCCATCAGCCAGCAGTCCTCAGATTCAATCAGCCAGGACCTCTGGTCGGGACTCCCGCAGCGAATATTCCGATCCTACGTCAATTTCTAGCCAGGACCCTCAAAGCGGCAAAACGTCTCCGGTCAAGCAGGATCCGCCAGCTTCTGCCAGCCCTGATAATCGGATGctcaaaaagaagagcggcTTTTTCCAGAACCACAGTCCATTTAGACGTAAGAGTACTAAGGATTTGCAAGCCGCCGCCAATGGGAACGCAACGCCTAGCAACAGGAACACCTGGCACCCATCTCAGTCACAGACATCGACGAGTCCTGTGCGTCGACCTCAGCCCTACAGCGGCAACAGTGAGCCGCAGACTCGCAATCTGCTGAAAGAGCGGACCGCCAGCCCAGAACCGATCGATGCCAATGCAAGCTTGGCTCTCGGAGTGGGCGAAAATGTTCTGCCCGTCACAACAGCTGACACCAATCGACAAAGACCACAGCAGCCAGTTCAGAAGGCTGAGCCGCAAGACCCAATCGCAGCTGCCCTGGCAGAGCTTAAGAATGTCAATGTGGGCAAGCAAGCCTCCGTGAGGATGTCGGCCGATCAGTATCATGGCATTTCTACGCCTGTTCCAAGCACTGAGGCTGCCATGACACGGTCCTTCCCAGCGCCTGGTAGCCAACCTCCGCCTTCGTATCAGTCACAGGGTCAGGTGACAAGGCTGGGTGTCCCTCCCCCGGCTGTGACGTCTAGGGCAATGAAGGAGGCTACTCAGAAGATCGCAAATCAGGCCAGGAGCGTTTATGGCGATGACGGCCGCAGAGGGTCTGTGAGCAGCGCTCACTCACCTATTTCCCGACCCGGCACTCGAGGCAACGATGGCTCGGTTTCTCCAGCAACTAATCGCGGCGCATcccctcagcctcaacgGCGCATGAGCAACGATCCTCGACAGACGGGTCGCCATTCAGTGTCACCGAACCCTTATCATGATCATCGGCGAAACGGCTCTGCAACCAGCTTATCGCAACATAACCAGGGGTACTACCGTGGCGCGTCCCCTCACGGTTCGACTCGAGGATCCACTAGGGGTGCTTCGCCAAACCCATACCGAGGAGATTACAACCATTCTCAGAGTCGTCCACCGAGCAGTTATGGTGGTGGGTCTGAAATGGCGGTACAActggctggtggtggtggcgatGATCGATATGGCTCAACTCGAAGTCGAAGCTCCGTACGCCCAGGCTCCCGCGCCATGGGCTTGTACGAGGGAGGACATCAGCGAAGCAAGAGCGTTGCTGACCCGTCACGGCAATATTCTCGAGATGGTCGACCAATTCTACATATGG CACGCgcaatgtacatgtatcaGGCGGCTATTCCCGAGGAACTTGGCTTCGCTAAAGGCGACTACCTAGCCGTCTATCGTCATCAAGATGACGGCTGGTGGGAGGCAGAAGTCCACAACGGAAGTGGCCAGGTTGGGCTG GAAACATTCCAAGAGACCGCGCGCGTCGTCACCTCGAAGCCTGTCCAGAGGGCCGTTGTCAATGTCGTGTTGCTCGTGTCGGGAGCAGTGACATTGCTCTGCCTGGCAGCAGTTGCTTCtgtgctcttcttccaaaaCTTTGTCCCGGACCAGTTTGTCACTACGCCGATTCATCTCCAATATGG GCTGAGCTCCAATCCATATGGCGTTGCTGCGCTTACCGTCCCAATGCTGAAATCGCAGCAAGACTACGACATCTCTGTCACCCTCTCCATGCCGCGGTCTCTACCAAATGTCGAGCGAGGGAACTTTATGATTAGTTTATATCTGTTGGATTCGAGATACAGCGATACATTGGACGTGAGCGCACGCAAATTCGCCAATGACCGTTTGGATTTTGAGCAGAGCAACGTACTGTTCCGGTCGCGGAGACCTGCCTTGATCCCCTACGTTGATCCTGTGGTGTCTTTGGGTTCGCGCATTCTATTCCTGCTCTACCACTTGATAGTCCCGTCATCACAGACCTGCGTATTGAATGTACCGGTGGCAGAACGCGTCACCTTCCCGACAGATTCTGCTATACCCTCGACGGCGTATGTGGAGGTGGAGGCGGGGCAAGGAATCCAGATTTACAGCGCCTCTCTTACAATGACTGCACAGCTCAGCGGACTTCGATGGCTCATGTTCCATTACCGTCTCCTGACCTTCATCACTTTTACGATGCTGTTCTGGGTCTGCGAGCTCGGGTTCATGGTCGTTGCTTGGGCCATCTTGAGTTCTCTGCTAGGGACTTCGTCAAGCAGCACGGAGCTCAAGAGCCACAGAAATCAGCGCCGGTCTACCACAGGAGGCATGACTGACTCTGATGGGTATGATGAGAacgacgatggagatgacgcATCTGACTATCCGCAACAATTTCCTACTTATGGAAAACAACCCCCGTTAAAGCATGAGCCCGAcatcaaggatgaagaggagcacAAGCAGCCTCTTCATGAGATACCTATTGCTGGGGaagaggctgatgatgaggaagaagagggcgagCCTCGAGACTCGGGCATTGGTACGAGCTATAGCGGAGAGGGGAGTAGCAGTGTTCGGAAAAGGTCGATACGATCAAGCCCAGAGAGGTAA
- a CDS encoding beta-lactamase domain-containing protein produces the protein MGRYLRIFPALGLAAAVAIAGSRVNAAAYVHAQSEQKPISEQGSTASGNPLTAEFGDFVREQLEKWKVPGVALAVIDGDDVYTEGYGYATLPDVPATPETLWYGASTSKAQVAAVLSALIHSSNYSAFSQGWATPISSIIRDDFVLQNDWATNHITLDDAVSHRTGMPRHDISSVKEIDGRPATPRDIVRNLRNLPMTAEPRVTVYYCNLMYVTLSYVIETVTGKWLGNVLRELLWEPLGMHSTYFDLQSALDAPEHMASGYAWNLDKEEYEEIPFMTLTEVSGAGSVISNVVDYAKWVKSLIHQSGPLSGAVHKDIRTPRVFWPGEPGNGLDLQLYGLGWVRTLHKGHVLYTHSGGMHAYGAEIYWFPEAKYGVVALGNTAKCHVVEEIVGWKLIDDKLGIPEKDRADFGAKWSKAEEKLDWLYDNALDVLYPERPNPGLPSTLSTSELLGTYYNVGYGNITLREEPHPDKPGEKILVADRPDSTWNYSMRFHHVSGDHWIVYLPAPIYGGRKYVDFMAAEFKVGADGKPSAIDIVWESRTDPMPEGTAEYKRIA, from the exons ATGGGTCGATATTTGCGCATCTTCCCAGCACTTGGCCTTGCCGCGGCCGTGGCGATTGCCGGGAGTCGTGTAAACGCAGCGGCATATGTTCACGCGCAAAGCGAGCAGAAGCCAATTTCAGAGCAAGGTTCTACGGCAAGTGGAAACCCATTGACGGCTGAATTTGGGGATTTTGTGCGTGAGCAGTTGGAGAAGTGGAAGGTTCCTGGCGTTGCGCTGGCGGTgattgatggtgatgatgtgtATACCGAG GGTTATGGATATGCGACGTTGCCGGATGTCCCAGCTACGCCAGAGACTCTCTGGTACGGCGCATCGACAAGCAAAGCGCAAGTAGCTGCTGTCCTGTCTGCGCTTATTCACTCGAGCAATTACTCGGCCTTTTCGCAGGGTTGGGCGACGCCCATTTCATCCATTATTCGGGATGACTTTGTCCTGCAGAACGATTGGGCGACGAACCACATTACTTTGGACGATGCCGTGAGCCACCGAACGGGCATGCCCCGGCACGACATCTCTTCtgtcaaggagattgatggaaGGCCGGCTACTCCGAGAGATATTGTTCGCAATCTGCGGAATCTCCCAATGACTGCTGAGCCGCGGGTGACGGTTTATTACTGCAACTTGATGTATGTGACGCTTTCGTATGTCATTGAGACGGTCACGGGCAAATGGCTTGGTAATGTGCTGAGAGAGCTCCTGTGGGAGCCTCTGGGGATGCATTCGACCTATTTCGACCTGCAGAGCGCTCTGGATGCTCCCGAGCATATGGCTTCGGGATACGCCTGGAACTTGGACAAGGAAGAGTACGAGGAAATCCCATTCATGACTTTGACCGAAGTCAGTGGAGCGGGATCCGTCATCTCCAACGTTGTCGACTATGCGAAATGGGTGAAGAGTTTGATTCACCAGTCCGGCCCTCTATCTGGAGCTGTGCACAAGGATATCAGAACCCCGAGAGTGTTTTGGCCTGGCGAGCCTGGAAACGGCCTCGATCTCCAGCTTTATGGGCTTGGCTGGGTGAGGACTTTGCATAAAGGCCATGTGCTGTATACTCATAGCGGAGGGATGCATGCGTATGGAGCCGAGATTTATTGGTTTCCGGAAGCCAAGTATGGTGTGGTAGCCTTAGGAAATACTGCCAAATGCCATGTCGTGGAAGAAATTGTTGGATGGAAGCTCATTGACGATAAGCTTGGCATTCCTGAGAAGGACCGCGCTGATTTTGGCGCCAA GTGGAGCAAAGCcgaagagaagctggattGGTTGTACGACAATGCGCTGGACGTTCTGTACCCCGAGAGACCAAATCCCGGATTGCCCTCTACGTTGTCTACAAGCGAGTTGTTGGGCACATACTACAATGTCGGATACGGAAACATTACCCTTCGCGAAGAGCCTCACCCAGATAAGCCGGGTGAGAAGATTCTTGTTGCGGATCGCCCAGACTCCACATGGAATTACTCCATGCGCTTTCATCACGTCTCTGGCGATCATTGGATCGTATACCTACCAGCGCCAATCTACGGCGGCCGCAAATACGTGGACTTTATGGCAGCTGAGTTCAAGGTGGGCGCCGATGGAAAGCCTTCGGCGATTGATATTGTATGGGAAAGTCGAACGGATCCCATGCCCGAAGGAACGGCAGAGTATAAGCGAATCGCGTAA
- a CDS encoding nuclear transport factor 2 (NTF2) domain-containing protein translates to MSNIEDIAKQFVNGFFTGMSTNIQGLAAVYSPESVLTFESQKFEGAQAILEKLTSLPFKMSGHQLSTLDAQLASGDLLILVTGKLKVDEDENLINFVQNFKVSVTQGAGGEITGFVVKNDIFKLVY, encoded by the exons ATGTCTA ACATCGAGGATATCGCCA AGCAGTTTgtcaatggcttcttcacGGGAATGAGCACAAACATCCAGGGCCTGGCCGCGGTCTAC AGCCCCGAGTCCGTCCTCACTTTCGAGTCTCAGAAGTTTGAGGGTGCCCAGGCCATTCTGGAAAAGCTGACT AGCCTCCCCTTCAAGATGAGCGGTCACCAGCTCTCCACCCTTGACGCCCAGCTTGCCTCTGGCGATCTCCTGATCCTGGTTACCGGAAAGCTCAAG gtcgacgaggatgagaacCTGATAAACTTTGTCCAGAACTTCAAGGTCAGCGTTACCCAGGGTGCCGGCGGCGAAATCACTGGTTTCGTCGTCAAGaacgacatcttcaagctggTTTACTAG
- a CDS encoding type III restriction enzyme, res subunit domain-containing protein has translation MVQERGSKQRAPDNANDPESDTDISALIKSTLKGNGQADTSSAFGAATAHPTFGHPTKMMSSRKQKADIFIRQKTRPEHHLESRVNGPRAPTYHPRIAPPPPMFSSVPSASASTVPSIAAAPQRRGEEVFYTDPAKASEDLKALLEGGLEGDDDEGVEHDGNQEPSGEGKKKPTDDTAPKDPKTIAKDGNVVGLKVQLLPHQVEGVNWMRGRELGPVKKGTVPKGGLLADDMGLGKTLQSISLILLNQKPKKDEEGWKKSFQKVDKTTLVVAPLALIRQWEAEINERVVKQHGLKVLVHHGPQRTKQAEDLKQYDVVITTYQILVSEHGKSLDDAPTGCFGLHWWRVILDEAHTIKNRNAKATKACCALRSEYRWCLSGTPMQNNLEELQSLIKFLRIRPYDDLKAWKDQIELPMKGGKGHIALGRLHSFLRCFMKRRTKEILKQAGALTPGGVPSADGAAAINGFRHTNRKVVTVATELSPAERRFYQKLEARADQSMTRMMKEKISYANAFTLLLRLRQACNHPKLLEGKLGDDKDALSTGVSNTKQQDADVDSVADLFSDMGITTKECSICGRPVDKKGRDSGDDHCADCASDLAFFYGTSSKKKGEKKRQQRRPKDEEEEEEEEEEERDDEDEEEPNQTSRRHRNRKAVIDSDDEEEDDDEGSWIVSESERGALKLGKAGGSEDENAEGGGDSIGSEDSEDSEGEDDDDQSNLDSFVVDDSIARKEEGYKSVDEESDDDSLLSVSEITKGMAKQTLKDKAPRTSKAKSKRIITISDDDSEASSETDADSETESESEEDDSDASSEHDPSPDEAHEHKFIVFSQFTSMLDLVEPFLRKEGFRFTRYDGSMRNDAREESLRKLREDKSTRVLLCSLKCGSLGLNLTAATRVIIIEPFWNPFVEEQAIDRVHRLTQTVDVVVYKLTVTHTVEEGILELQEKKRLLAEQTIEGSSRKGALKLGLNEIIELFKPIHTSRFQDGGAHVQYDTAAAEDENGRASFLQKTKQKKVQKPENSAYARRW, from the exons ATGGTCCAAGAGCGAGGGTCCAAGCAGCGGGCCCCTGATAATGCCAATGACCCCGAGAGCGACACTGACATCTCGGCCTTGATCAAGTCCACTCTCAAGGGCAATGGACAGGCCGATACCAGCAGTGCCTTTggggcagcaacagcccatCCCACCTTTGGGCACCCGACCAAGATGATGTCCTCTCGTAAGCAGAAagccgacatcttcatccgTCAGAAGACTCGCCCCGAGCATCATCTCGAAAGCCGCGTCAATGGCCCCAGAGCGCCGACCTACCATCCTCGAATcgctcctccgcctcccaTGTTCAGCTCAGTCccgtcggcttcggcttcgacTGTGCCTTCGATAGCTGCAGCACCGCAGCGTCGTGGAGAAGAGGTTTTCTATACAGATCCGGCAAAGGCCAGCGAAGATTTGAAGGCATTGCTGGAGGGAGGCTTGGagggcgatgacgacgaaggaGTCGAACACGATGGGAACCAAGAGCCGTCaggagaagggaagaagaagcccacAGACGATACGGCTCCCAAAGATCCCAAGACTAtagccaaagatggcaatgtGGTTGGCCTCAAGGTACAATTGCTACCTCATCAGGTAGAGGGTGTCAACTGGATGCGCGGCCGTGAACTCGGTCCGGTCAAGAAGGGCACTGTTCCCAAGGGCGGTTTGCTTGCCGACGACATGGGACTGGGCAAGACGTTACAGTCAATCTCCCTTATTCTCCTCaaccaaaagccaaaaaaggacgaggagggttggaagaagagtttTCAAAAGGTCGACAAGACGACTCTCGTCGTTGCCCCTCTAGCATTGATCAGGCAATGGGAGGCAGAAATCAACGAGAGGGTAGTCAAACAACACGGCCTAAAAGTACTGGTACACCACGGGCCGCAGCGGACAAAGCAAGCCGAGGACCTTAAGCAGTACGATGTTGTCATCACGACCTACCAGATCCTCGTCTCTGAGCACGGAAAGTCGTTGGATGATGCCCCGACAGGTTGCTTTGGGCTTCACTGGTGGCGAGTCATCCTCGATGAGGCACACACCATCAAAAACCGCAATGCAAAGGCCACCAAGGCTTGCTGTGCGCTGCGATCAGAGTATCGATGGTGCTTGTCCGGTACACCAATGCAGAACAATCTTGAGGAGTTGCAGTCCCTCATCAAGTTTCTTCGCATCAGGCCCTACGATGATTTAAAAGCATGGAAGGATCAGATCGAGCTCCCCATGAAAGGCGGCAAAGGCCATATCGCTCTCGGTAGGCTTCACAGCTTCCTTCGCTGTTTCATGAAGAGGCGCACAAAAGAGATTCTGAAGCAGGCTGGTGCACTCACACCTGGCGGAGTGCCATCAGCCGACGGTGCAGCAGCGATAAACGGATTTAGACATACCAACCGCAAGGTCGTCACTGTCGCCACTGAACTCTCTCCTGCGGAGCGGAGGTTTTACCAAAAGTTGGAAGCTCGTGCCGACCAGAGCATGACAAGGatgatgaaagagaagattAGCTACGCCAACGCTTTTACATTGCTACTACGTTTGAGACAGGCGTGCAATCATCCAAAACTGCTCGAGGGAAAGCTAGGGGATGACAAGGATGCGCTTTCAACGGGCGTTTCGAATACAAAACAGCAAGACGCGGATGTGGATTCGGTGGCCGATTTGTTTTCAGATATGGGAATCACCACTAAGGAGTGTAGCATTTGCGGCCGACCAGTGGATAAGAAGGGACGAGATTCTGGAGATGATCATTGTGCTGACTGCGCTTCGGATTTGGCATTCTTTTACGGCA CATCctccaagaagaaaggggagaaaaagcGACAACAAAGACGTCCgaaggacgaggaggaagaagaggaagaggaagaggaagaacg tgatgatgaagatgaggaggaaccGAACCAAAcatctcgtcgtcatcgaaACCGCAAAGCCGTCATTGacagcgatgacgaagaagaggatgatgatgagggcagCTGGATTGTCTCGGAGAGCGAGCGAGGAGCCCTGAAGCTCGGTAAGGCTGGAGGATCAGAAGACGAGAATGCAGAAGGTGGCGGAGACTCGATAGGATCAGAGGATTCCGAAGACtctgaaggagaagacgatgatgatcaAAGCAACCTTGATAGCTTTGTGGTGGATGATTCGATcgccagaaaagaagaagggtacAAGTCTGTGGACGAGGAGTCGGATGACGACTCTCTCTTGTCTGTATCTGAAATAACAAAGGGTATGGCCAAGCAGacgctcaaggacaaggctcCTCGCACCTCAAAAGCAAAGTCAAAACGCATCATCACAATttctgatgatgattccGAAGCTAGCTCAGAGACCGACGCCGATTCAGAGACCGAATCCGAGTCCGAGGAGGACGACTCAGATGCCTCTTCGGAGCACGACCCCTCGCCAGACG AGGCGCACGAGCACAAGTTCATCGTCTTTTCGCAGTTTACGTCGATGCTCGACTTGGTGGAGCCGTTCCTGCGCAAGGAAGGGTTCCGGTTTACGCGTTACGATGGAAGCATGAGGAACGATGCGCGAGAGGAGAGTTTGCGGAAGCTTCGTGAGGATAAGTCGACGAGGGTGTTGCTTTGCAGTCTCAAGTGCGGTAGTTTGGGCTTGAACTTGACTGCTGCGACGAGGGTTATCATCATTGAGCCGTTTTGGAACCCC TTCGTTGAAGAACAAGCCATAGACCGAGTCCACCGCCTCACCCAAACcgtcgacgtcgtcgtcTACAAGCTCACAGTCACCCACACCGTCGAAGAAGGCATCCTCGAGctccaagaaaagaaacgccTCCTCGCCGAGCAGACCATCGAAGGGTCCTCCCGTAAGGGCGCTCTCAAGCTCGGCCTCAACGAAATCATCGAGCTGTTCAAGCCCATCCACACGTCGCGCTTCCAGGACGGCGGCGCGCATGTTCAGTATGACactgcggcggcggaggatgAGAACGGGAGGGCGTCGTTTTTGCAGAAGacaaagcagaagaaggtgcaGAAGCCGGAGAATAGTGCGTATGCGCGACGGTGGTAG